From the Populus nigra chromosome 13, ddPopNigr1.1, whole genome shotgun sequence genome, the window TCAGAattctttgaaattaattttttatttatctatcattaattttaagtattttaatatttcatgttataattaatattcatgcaaaaaaatatttttcaacaaaatcttaactcattaatttaatttttgattaaaatttaaatacaataactacgttttaaaattaatttctcctAACCgtcaaagaatcaattcaatccaataacttaaattgttaggggaggtctcaagatatgatttatattattctctaacactccTCTCAAGTGGAagcattttgaatttgaatttgtataagatcacattaccttgtgtttaatttttattaaataaatgaggatgatgagatttgaactcgtaacCGTttagtcatcaaggctctgatataATAGCAAAAAACCAGTTTAACTCAGTAACTTAAACTATCAAGTGatgtttcaagatatgatttatattatttttcaataccaACAACATGCATTTTACattcaaaatacatgaaaattgaTCTTATATACGACCGAGCTGTATGCATTCATTCTAATCATTCTAAACAATTCTCATAACTCTTAAGAGCCTATTTATTATTGtggtaatattattattataacaattatttttaaaattatattttttattttaaaatatattgaaataatatttgtattattattaaaaaattatttttgatatcagtacattaaaataatatatataaaaaacttaatttaaaataaaaaattaaaataataaacttaatttttttaaaatgcaaatacAAACAAACAATCTACCCGACAACCTATTAGATCAAATCATTAGGAAAGGCGGCATCTTTAATTGGTTACTTTTATGTTAAAAGTGTTTGTTCTTTCTTCTCAAAAACAGAAAACCACCTTCGATGTGCAATGCAACATTTCATGCCCCAAGTTCGCTAGCTGCTGTCAAAACCCTGAAATATTGGAAATTAAAGTTTGCTGGTAGTAATTTTAGGTTATATCTTTCGCGAACATCTTGGAGTTATTCTTGAATTGACATAAATCTTGCTTCGTTAGTAACTGGTTTgagacaaaaataataaaatttaattctacaTTCCTAATTATGCTCTGCAAATTACAAACAAtaaagattaataaaattatatgccaaaattctttttctttgttatttcaaATTGGCCCAACTTTATCTTAAGAATCCACCCAGGACTTGCAATTTATAACCCCAAGCCCTTGGAAACTTTTGAGATTATACAAATGCCCCCTCTAGTCCTAGATTCATGGCAACACAAGTAgtgaaaagagagaaacaaacaAGACGATTTAGCCAAAAAACCCAAAGAAGGTTTATGCAGGGTATAAGGCGGCCGGTATGCTAATGCCACTATCATACCCTCTCTAAGAACTCATTTCCTTTCTCAAATTGCATTACCCGCGCATTTTAAttcatctctcaaattcaatcacttcaattccatttctttttcttttttttttctcatttccttTAATTAGAGTGCCAACTCCCGTATATTTTCTACCAAAAATTTTGATCCTTTGATTACTTTTGATAAGAAACCCACAATTCTATCTTAAACCATCCACGGTTATGTGGAGAAACGTCGCAAAACAAGCCACTTTGAAATCCCAATCAAAGTCCCTCATTTTCCCTTCATTTCCAAGAACTTACAGCTTTTTAGGAGCCTCAAAAGAACCCATCTTTTTTGAGAAACTCAAGTTCCATTCGCTTAATAGCACAAGTCCACGACTGGGTTTTCGAGCAATTGGCGAAATATCAACCCATGAAGATTTTATGGGAAACcccagttttgtttttttttgagaaatagtGATAGTACTAATGGGAATCGGTGTGGTGGATTTTTCCCACGAGGGTATGTGAGTGTAGCTGAGGCGTTGTCATCAACAGATGTTGAAGATAATGTGTCAGGTGCCGATGAAGTGCGAGAATTGCAGCCAGAAATGAGGAAAGAAGAGGAGAAAGAGGAGCACTTTAGGAGGAGGAGGCTACATGCTAACCCTGGAATAGGGTCAAGGAAGCATAGGGTCTTAAGGAGATGGCAGGTGAAGATTGAGGCGGAAGCATGGGAACTGGCAACGAAAGAATATAAGGAGCTTTTGAAGGATATGTGTGAGCATAAGTTGGCTCCTAATTTGCCATATATGAAGAGTTTGTTCCTTGGTTGGTTTGAGCCGTTTACAGATGCAATTGCGAAAGAGCAGGAGTTGATTAGAACGGGGGAGAGTTGGCAGGGTTATGCTCCGTATTTTGATCTGTTGCCAGCTGACAAGATGTCTGTTATTGCAATGCATCAACTCGCAGCAATGGTAATGACAGGTGGGGAACATGGATGTGCACGAGTTGTGACTGCTGCTTGTATGATTGGTGATGCAATTGAGCAGGAGGTaagtaatttttaatgttttatttgcttatttttACTTGCGGTTTGATTTGTAGACAGAGGATAATGAGTGCccgaataaaaatattgaaagataaggGAAAACATAAAGTTTCTTAAATTTACTTTTAGACAACCTTCATCTGAGGTGATGAACTATGAAGAAAGATGAAAGTTACTATGTACAATTATGAGATGAAAATCAGCTATGGAGCTAGTAGCGCCTggaaaattagattttgaagtTACGTTCCAAGTTTTGTCGAATGTTGAATGGGGTTTTTCTAGATTTCTTTCTTATATATCTGTAGTTTTTACTCTCAGTCCAAGTTCTTCTGCTGTTCCTAGTTCCAGGGAGGACACTAAATGTAGGTAGGAAAAACAATGTAGTGTAAGATCCTTTAGATACCAAGTTCTTACAATTTTGTCATTATGTATTAAACTTTTCATATCACGGGCCTTATTAGGCTGAATATTCTATTACGCCTTTCTTTTTTGAGCTAAAATTTCTTCAAAGCATGGACATGGTGGACTCATAAGGGTGACATTTCAACTTTCCTTTGTCAGAGCTCATCTCATGTTTCGACATTGTTTCACTATGGATTTATACTTTTGCATTTCCCTGTTGGGGACAGCAATTATCTTTATCATTTCAATTATTTGTGTTCTTGTTTGTGCCTTTGTTTTGTAAGTTGTTTAAGTTTTTCTCTTAGTTTAGACTTTAAAGGCACGTGTGACACTTTGCTCTACTGTCTCTTCTGACTATGGGAGTtgcttcctcttttcttttcctttttgtttttaagaaaaagaaatatacaATGAAGAGATATTTAGGTGTACCATTCTTAATCCATTTTTTGGACCTCCTAACTCTTCAGTCTTGTTCTCTTTCTTTGAACTGAGGACTGAATCTGTAACAGTTTCTGTGTACACAATATCTTGGAgaaaacaaggaagaaaaaggaaaaggctaATGA encodes:
- the LOC133670811 gene encoding DNA-directed RNA polymerase 2, chloroplastic/mitochondrial-like gives rise to the protein MWRNVAKQATLKSQSKSLIFPSFPRTYSFLGASKEPIFFEKLKFYGKPQFCFFLRNSDSTNGNRCGGFFPRGYVSVAEALSSTDVEDNVSGADEVRELQPEMRKEEEKEEHFRRRRLHANPGIGSRKHRVLRRWQVKIEAEAWELATKEYKELLKDMCEHKLAPNLPYMKSLFLGWFEPFTDAIAKEQELIRTGESWQGYAPYFDLLPADKMSVIAMHQLAAMVMTGGEHGCARVVTAACMIGDAIEQEVSIHNILEKTRKKKEKANDSKNGVEGESPAVMKEQENLRKKVTDLIKKRKLPAVSKIVKGKDDSKPWNAARAKLGSRLIELLLQTKYGVIKCDPLVLKGLEKTARQEVIPYMPMLVPPLTWRGYDKGAHLFLPSFVMRIHGAKQQREAVKRAPRKQLQAVFEALDTLGNTKWRVNKRVLSVVHRIWSNGGCLADLVDHSDMDYQLQPQLFDA